One Oreochromis niloticus isolate F11D_XX linkage group LG16, O_niloticus_UMD_NMBU, whole genome shotgun sequence genomic window carries:
- the wdr75 gene encoding WD repeat-containing protein 75 yields the protein MVEHGDIRVVHCGGSKLNFRDPVITHDSRFLLCASGEAVKVFSTSTEECIHELRGHTGLVTGVLLRPSNHLQVYSSSLDGTVRLWDFTDGILIKTCVIGYPIYSFYASAKHENVIFIVTSMPSEKRAERFQLVAVHLPQSGDQLVEARELSAVLSGVNPNPAAIAFGRGGEFIASVNDLQLEVYFFKKQKSYRFFLKEDNKKGGWNTFTCVACHPKDDCIATGHEDGKIRLWRNFNHKKEYTYSTLHWHHSAVSSLCFTPEGTNLLSGGVESVLIQWRYKQESERDFLPRLGAAITHITVSPDGSLFCTSHSDNKITIIQSCVKVSAVIQGLVKGDSIRTDLMMDPRSKALVLNGKPGHLQFYSLQRDKLLYNLDIVQQEYIHESGLQQFEVVKAAFDASGLWLATVEERHQKAAELELNLKLWAFDEQTQSFVLNTTISAPHDAQITAMSFRQTADSQTTLLVSTSKDGHFKAWQLAAPAHTEDEGPSWLCDFVGAYHGLVPECCSFSADGSLLAVAFQEVVTVWSPATWELLTTLSQPPGAVSDLCFGRLSCSKYLLGTTASNLLCCWNLLTCSLEWSTSMDVRRLLVDPLSENMAAFCYQSGSTDLFVFKPSEPRPLFSRKAVCSGKVTQAVFAPREEMLESCEESSQWLNRSQLYFLTQQMDLMTFTTKAEEDRLLASSKQLVIDDSVAMTPFYLLLGKHRQQQQEHRDSDSSLWAERTALPQTSASIKELLQTPAHVLPSTSYLCSMFVQSLLISVSDAREEKAHAEEEMESEKEEEDSEEEMESSRSKPELVAAATESDAPALTKAQARELRRVRKLDHSWLAGLLDS from the exons ATGGTTGAACACGGGGATATCCGCGTGGTTCACTGCGGCGGCAGTAAATTAAACTTCAGGGATCCTGTGATAACCCACGACTCCAG GTTCCTTCTGTGCGCCTCCGGAGAGGCTGTGAAGGTGTTCAGCACCTCCACAGAGGAGTGTATCCACGAGCTGCGGGGTCACACCGGGCTGGTAACAGGTGTGCTGCTGAGACCCTCAAACCACTTACAG GTTTACTCTTCATCGCTAGATGGCACTGTCAGACTTTGGGACTTCACAGATGGGATTCTTATTAAG ACTTGTGTCATTGGATACCCAATCTACTCCTTCTACGCCTCTGCCAAACATGAAAACGTCATCTTTATTGTTACGTCCATGCCGAGCGAAAAAAGAGCGG agCGTTTCCAGCTGGTTGCGGTCCATCTGCCACAGAGTGGAGATCAACTGGTGGAGGCTCGAGAACTTTCTGCTGTACTCAGCGGCGTCAACCCCAACCCAGCAGCCATCGCCTTTGGCAGAGGG GGAGAATTTATTGCTTCAGTGAACGACTTGCAGCTGGAGGTCTATTTCTTCAAGAAGCAGAAGTCGTACAG GTTTTTCCTGAAAGAAGACAACAAGAAGGGCGGCTGGAACACATTCACATGTGTCGCCTGTCACCCGAAAGATGACTGCATCGCCACGGGACACGAAGACGGGAAGATCCGCCTGTG GAGAAACTTTAACCACAAGAAGGAGTACACGTACTCCACTCTGCACTGGCACCACAGCGCCGTCAGCTCGCTCTGCTTCACTCCAGAAG GGACCAACCTGCTGAGTGGAGGTGTGGAGTCTGTGCTCATCCAGTGGAGGTACAAGCAAGAGAGCGAGCGGGACTTCCTGCCCCGCCTGGGCGCCGCCATCACTCACATCACTGTGTCACCTGATGGATCGCTATTCTGTACCTCACACAGCGACAACA AGATCACCATCATCCAGAGCTGTGTTAAAGTGTCTGCTGTCATTCAGGGCCTGGTCAAAG GCGACAGCATCAGGACAGACTTGATGATGGATCCTCGCAGCAAAGCTCTGGTGCTAAATGGGAAACCCGGACATCTGCAGTTTTACTCGCTCCAAAGAGACAAACTGCTGTACAAT CTGGACATCGTGCAGCAGGAGTACATTCATGAATCGGGCCTGCAGCAGTTCGAGGTGGTCAAAGCGGCGTTTGATGCCTCCGGCTTGTGGTTGGCAACGGTGGAGGAAAGGCATCAGAAAGCTGCTGAGCTGGAGCTGAACCTGAAGCTGTGGGCTTTCGATGAACAGACGCAGAG TTTTGTGCTGAACACGACCATCTCGGCCCCCCACGACGCCCAGATTACCGCCATGTCCTTTCGCCAGACCGCCGACAGCCAGACCACCCTGCTGGTCTCCACCAGCAAAGACGGACACTTCAAAGCCTGGCAGCTCGCCGCTCCGGCCCACACAGAAG ATGAAGGTCCTTCCTGGTTGTGTGATTTCGTTGGAGCCTATCACGGCCTGGTGCCCGAATGCTGCAGCTTCTCGGCTGACGGCTCTCTGCTAGCCGTCGCCTTTCAGGAGGTGGTGACCGTGTGGAGCCCTGCAACCTGGGAGCTGCTGACAACCCTGTCGCAGCCGCCGGGAGCTGTCAG TGATCTTTGTTTTGGGCGACTGAGCTGTTCCAAGTATCTGCTGGGAACCACCGCCAGCAATCTGCTCTGCTGCTGGAACCTCCTCACCTGCTCTT TGGAGTGGAGCACTTCCATGGATGTCAGGCGGCTGCTGGTCGACCCCCTCTCCGAGAACATGGCTGCCTTTTGCTATCAGAGCGGATCCACTGACC tgtttgtgttcaaGCCCAGCGAGCCTCGGCCGCTGTTTTCCCGTAAGGCTGTGTGCTCGGGGAAGGTGACTCAGGCCGTCTTTGCTCCCAGGGAGGAGATGCTGGAGAGCTGCGAGGAGAGCAGCCAGTGGCTGAACCGCTCTCAGCTTTACTTCCTCACTCAGCAGATG GATCTCATGACATTCACCACCAAGGCCGAGGAGGACAGGCTGCTGGCGTCCAGCAAACAG CTTGTGATTGACGACAGCGTAGCCATGACGCCTTTCTATCTGTTGTTGGGGAAACACAGACAGCAGCAACAGGAGCATCGGGACTCCGACAGCAGCCTGTGGGCAGAGAGAACGGCGCTGCCGCAGACCTCTGCCTCCATCAAAGAG CTCCTGCAGACCCCGGCTCACGTCCTGCCCTCCACCTCATACCTGTGCTCCATGTTTGTTCAGTCTCTGCTCATCTCTGTCTCAGACGCCAG GGAGGAAAAGGCACATGCAGAAGAGGAAATGGAGAgcgagaaagaggaagaggattCTGAGGAGGAAATGGAATCTAGCAGGTCCAAACCGGAGCTGGTGGCGGCGGCGACAGAGTCGGACGCCCCCGCTCTGACGAAGGCTCAGGCCAGAGAACTTAGGAGGGTGAGGAAGCTGGATCACAGCTGGCTCGCAGGCCTCCTGGACTCCTAA